The Telopea speciosissima isolate NSW1024214 ecotype Mountain lineage unplaced genomic scaffold, Tspe_v1 Tspe_v1.0493, whole genome shotgun sequence sequence actaGCTAAAAATGACCACTCAGGGAGGCTAGTGGAATGGTTGTTAAAGCTAGCGGAGTTTGACATCCAGTACAAGCTCCGCACAACCATTAAGGCCCAAGCCCTAGCGAATTTTATCATTGAATACACCCTACCCGAAGAAGAGATAACCCCAGATGCTGAGACTAGTGAGGTAACAGAGACTTGGACcctgttcgtggatggttcatCCAATGCAAGCAGGTGTGGCGCAGGCCTGATACTGTCAAGTCCAGGAGGATTCTCAGTGCACTACGCGCTAAGGTTTGAATTCCaaaccaccaacaacggagtaGAATATGAAGCCCTAATTGAAGGTCTGAATTTAGCCAAGAGTTTGATAGTAAAAAATATTATTGTCCACAGTGACTCCCAGTTGGTAGTCAATCAAGTCAAGGGGGAGTATGAGGCAAGGGAACCGCGCATGGCACAATACCTGAGCAAAGTGCGTAATCTAATTACTGAGTTCACCAGCTTCCAAATACTACAAGTACCCCGGGCACAGAATGCCTCAGCTGACGCACTTTCTAGGCTGGCCACCTCAGAATTTCAAAATCTCAGTAGAACCATGTACGTAGATGTGATCGGTAAACCGAGTATAGAAGAAGCAGAGGACATACTGCCCATTGAAATGGAACCTTACTGGATGGACCCTTTGATAGCCTATCTCCAAAGGGGCTCATTGCCTACagacaaggaagaagcaaagaagataAGAATGAGAGTAGCATGGTACACAATAATAGGAGGAATAATTTATAAGAAGGCATATGTCATGCCCTATTTGAAGTGTCTCCGGCCATCTGAAGCAGAATATGTAATACGGCAGATACATCCAGGCATTTGCGGACAACACTTAGGGGGCATAGCACTTGCCCACAAAGTCATCAGACAAGGATATTTCTTGCCATATTTGCGCATGGAAGCAATGAGTTTTGTCCGCAAATGCCTTAAGTGCCAGACGTTTACGCCAATCCCACGTCAACCAACCACGGAGCTCACTTCAATTTCCAGCCCATTACCTTTTGTGCAATAGGGCATGGATATCCTGGGACCCTTCCCAAAGGCATCCGGAGGTGGGCAATTCGTGGTCATGGCCGTGGAATACTTTGCCAAGTGGGTAGAGGCAGAAGCCTTGGCAGTAATTTTAGTAGCGAAATTATGGAAATTCTTCCTCCACTCAGTCATCTATAGATACAGAATTCCTAGAACTCTCATCACTGACAATGGAAAGCAATTTGAGTaaaaattcaaggaatttaGCGATCAGTACGAAATTCAATTAAGAAAGACCTCGGTGGCTCACCCTCAATTCAACGGCCTAGCAGAGGCCATGAATAAAATTCTACTAGATGGAatcaaaaagaagttggagacaGCCAAAGGATTATGGGTAGAGGAATTGCCCAGCATTTTATGGGCATACCGAATGACAACAAGGCTTGAGACTGGTGAAACACCCTTCATGTTGTCATATGGAACAGAAGCAGTAATCGCCGTGGAGATAGGGGAAACATCAATGAGGGTGCAATTCTACAATCCTGGTGTTAATGATGAAGAGTTAAGAGCAAACTTAGACCTACTGGAGGAAATCTGAGAAACAGCTCGGGTAAGGAATGCAGCTCACCAGCAGCGAGCGGCATGCCATTACAACTCAGAgctcaaactcaaaaaatttcACCACGGAGATTTGGTTCTACGTAAGATAGAAGCCTCCGATCCGAGATCAATGGGTAAGCTAGCgcccaattgggaaggaccatacagaatctccaaacaagtagCACCAGGAGCTTTTCATTTGGGGACTTTGGAGGGAGTACCCATACCACGGTCTTGGAATGCAAAAAATTTGTGAAAATTCTATCAGTAAGGTCAATTTCCATTTGTTTTGAATCAAAGTTTTCATGTGCCTTGAATCAAAGTAGAAATTGTTTCCAAGCCTCATGAGGCAAACACAAATAAGATTGTTAATGCTTACTCAGCAAATCATGGCAATGATTTATTCTTGCAATAAAATTCGGAATCATTCAAGTAAATTTCATATGTTGTTACTAATGATGTGCTAGCAaagatcatggtcatccgaccataggggcatttccccagcAATGATCATAGTCATCCGACCATAGGGGTATTTCTCCAACAAAAATAATGGTCATCCggccataatggtgagttgcaccataggggcgcctccccaacaaaaataatgatcatccgaccataatcgtgagttgcaccataggggcgcttccctaacaaaaataatggtcatccaatcataatggtgagttgcaccacagGGGCGcttttccaacaaaaataatGGTCATTCGactataatggtgagttgcaccataggggcgcttccccaacAAAGATAATGGTCATctaaccataatggtgagttgcaccataggggcgtttctccAATAAATAAGACGGAGATCCGAACATGAATATGAGTTACACAATAAATTATTAGGAGGCTACCGAGCTCGTTTTATGGCTatgaaggtaaaaaaaaaaagctgagcATGAAATGCAAGGCTCAATAGAAAGAATATAATCAGAAGCCATTCAGAGACAATAAAGTTCTGTATTGACATTTTGAAATGCTAGTACAAGTACATCAGATTGTTACAAACATCCAAAGGCATTACAAATATATCCGAAGGTACAACAGATACAAGGGTTAAGCTGTGCTCGGTCCCAGATAGATTCTTCTGCTGGAAGGAGAAAACCAGGCAAACTAGAGATGCACCTACACCACAAGCCCGATGTGCCTTATCTTGATCCTCCGAGCAGAGCAGTGAAGAGAGCACGAACCAGGGGACGAGAGATATGAAATAGGCGTAGCCATAACAAGAACATCGGGTAGTGAATGATCAACCCCGGCATTCATGATGCAATACGGCCTGTTCCAAAGCGACCCCGAGAAGCCAAGCGAGAGCTACTTTGCCAAATGGGAATCACCATCAAGGCATTTGGAAACTCCTCCGAAGCCCAAAATAGCCCCCATTGCCCATCACCTACGTCTTTAGGAAGCGAAGAACTTGAAGAGCACGAGCGTGTCATTGGTGTAGGTCCTCCAGGGCCCTGTTTGTATCAAGTCACCACACCTCGAATCCTGAAGAGATTAGGGTCGGCAGGAAACAGCCCCCTCCAGACTCTCATTCTCTCTGCGATAGCATAACACCTTCAAGCATTGGCGAGGGCACACTACACAGAGAGATGGCTCAAAAGCCAAGAAACCCAAAAGACACTATATGTCAGTTGAGGATCGAAGTTGTAAGGGCCAATGTCAATGGAagatcagagccaaaaatagtAATATCTACGGGAAGGCAAGCCTTAAAAAACATGCATCCTATGTAATCGTAAAGGCAGCGGCATCCAAAATGCCAAAGGAGAATGAAAGCTTCAACAGAACTACAGAGAGAGTATGTGCCCAAAGAACTCATGGCTTCATTGGAATGACAGAAATGGAGAGTAGGGATGCCATTTAAAGGACAAAGCGACGGTTTAATCCAAGGGAAGGATACCAAAAGGTAACCACCCAAATTAAGGGAAATAACTGCCAAGGCCCCGTGACTGAACCCCATTATGCACGTATCTTtcgaaaagagagaaaagggttcaatggaggcagcaattCGACCCCAACTTAAGTAGCATTAATGGAGCAATAAACAAACCGTTAGCTAAGGCTGAGGCAATAAGTGTTTACGTGGGAAGTACAAATAAAATCTCCTGGGAAAAGATCTTTGTCATAAAGATAATTTATGCCAAGAAGAGGGGCAACGTCACAAATGCGAGGGAAATCAGCGGCTAAGGTAAGGGAACCAAACAGCGTGAGCCAAATAAGCACCGAACAGAataagccagaaaaaaaaatactaagcaAGACCTTAATTTCATTCAATAAAAGGGGGATCTATTGCCTCCTGAGATACAATGAAAGTGCTTACAGGTACCTAAGCTCGGGACGTGGAGGATTAGGGGGCAAAGGCCCTGGAACACTTCGAGGAGGAGGGAAGAACGATATTGAAAGAGAGGATGGATCTAGCACCACCTCCCGTATGGGAATCTGAGGGTTAAAACCCAACTTAATCTTCCCCCATTTGAAATGGGGAGCAGCTTCCTTTACCCTATCATATAAGCGCTGAGCACCCTCTAGTGCCTTATCTTCGCTGAAGCGTTTAAAGGTCGCCAATTTTACAACATGCTCTATGGTGAGGTTGGCAGCAGCATATTTCTCAGCCCAGAGATACTTAGCCACGTTGTCAACAATATCCCGAGCGAATTCCAATCTTATCAGCAGATCCTCCTCCTAGCACTCGAGAGACTTGTAGTAGTCCAATTCACTCTCTAGACGAGAACAACGCTTTCTGAACACGGCATTAGCGTTGGCGTATGTCGTTACCCGAGCTTGTAATTCCTTTTCTTGCTCCACAGTGTCAGGATGCATACTACCACGCATGAGAAGGTTATccgaaggaaaagagaaatgcCAGGATCGAGTAAAGGCAAAACCAAATAAATCAGCAcgaaagcccaaaaaaaaaagggaatatggTCATTCTTCATTGAAAGCCTCAGAGGCAGAGTTAcatcttgcaaaaaaaaataaaataaataaaaagctaagGAAGGGAAGCCAAACTACGGGAGCATCCTGGATATCTTGGGCATCCTGCGCAATCACACCCTCTGTGGATGTTACCACAAGATTCTCCTCCAACTCAACGCCTTGTTCCATGTTCTGCACCAAGACTTGCTTAAAAATGGAGGCAACTGGCGCAGCCTGCTCGGGCGCCAAAGTACTAGTCTCCGCCGCACTTACTAATGAAGTCAACCCCCTGACCTTGATGCTAACCACTGAAGGAGTCACAGAAGAAGGATGCGGCTGGGGAATGTCCAATTGACCCTTCGACGAAGAGGGGACATAAGCAACAGACTCCAATCGGACAAGCATGGATTGCACCTTAGATATGCccttaaaatcaaaatcaggcTGCTTCTCCTTCACTTGCCGCCAAATGGAGTAAGCTATTTTCAAATAGACCTTCGAGGCCGTCTTTAGATGCTCTGTGGTGTTAGCCTCCGAGCTGATATACTCTTCAACGGCCTTGGCACAAGAATCCTCAAGCTGGGACTTCAAAGTGGCAATCTCATTCTTCTAATCCTTGATCAGTTGGTCCTTCCCGACCAACTTCCCTTTGGCCTTCTCATAGGAGGCTGAGAGAGATTTAGCTTGCTTCTCCGCCGTCGTATGTTTTACCTCTGCCTTAACGAGTGCCTTCTCTGTAGCTTTCTTCCCAACCTTCAAATCCTTCACTTCGGTGTTCAGAAGGTAGATCCAATATTCTCTTTCGCGATAGGCTCTCTTCAGTTCTTGGATCTCATTCTCTGAGTTCGTGTACATGGAGGCGATTCTTCTCTTACAAACCACCAACCCGAAGACAAAAGCCATCATCCATCTTGGAAAACCAATCTTGGTCGGTTGGAGGAATGCAATTTAAATCTAGATTCTCAATAGCAGCGGTGTTCCCAAGAACTGCTAGAGGCCCCTCCTCCTGTGTGACCAAGCCCAAAGAGGAACTTGTCTTTCCTTTGTCTGAGGGCTGCTCATGAATTTTGATACCCAAGGAGGGCGAGAGAGGAGGTTTTTTGGACCCCTTCATAGGAACGCCATTATTGTACTCGGTTGGGagcacttttcttttcttgctcttCTCGGGTGGAGGAAGAATATCATCCCCGGCTATTTGGAGATTCTCAATCTCTATGAACGCAGTAAGGGAATCCAGAGCAAACTCTActacaaaaaaaatgatgaggaATGAAGAGTGAGAAAGTTAGCACGTCACAAATGACTACGGGAAGGAGACAGCAAAAAGTTAATCCCCGAGGTGCTCACCCCTCTCCAGCTTGTTCATATCCAAAGCATCGATAGCCTCTACTTCAGCATGCCTCCTATTAGTCAATAACTTCTCCAGAGTAGACTGATTTTCAGGATCAAGGTATGGGATTCTATTCCGAGCAGTGGTATCGGGGTAACCCCATACAGTGGAACACTTGGGCCCTTTATATGCAGCCCAAAAAAACCTCTGCTTCCAACCATGAATGGCCGACGGGAGCGAACCCACAATGGGAACGTCACGCTGGCGGAAGTAGTACCACCCCGAGTGCCCGCTATTTTGGTTCAAAGTGAAACATCTGATAAACAGAGCAGGAGAGGGACATCTGCCCAACTGAGAACATCTGACAATAAAGGCCCCCACGCATCTCTAACAATTGGGAACTAGTTGGCTGGGGGCAACTCTATAATGCCtaaggagaaaagaaatgaaagtagGGAGAGGATATCGGAGCCCCGCCTCAAAAGCATCCAGAATGAGACCAACCTCATCGGCTTGTGGTTGGTTTAACTTATCCTTGGGAGAAGGAACCCTAAGATCAACAGACTCCGGGATGGAATAAACATTTCGGATCTCCAACAGGTTATACTCTATCAAAATGGATGGAATCTCGTCCACCCCCTTTCCAATGGTAGGATCTTGCTGGGAATGACGAACCCAATAACCCCTTCTGGCCGATGATCTCTTGGAACCACGGCTAGAAGTACTGGCAGATGCGCCAGAGGAACTTCGAGGAATCAATATGGGGATCCTAGAAGCTACAGTATCTACTGTGGACGACCGAGGAGGAATCCCTCGATTTCCTCCCGGAACCTCTCCATGAAACAATTTCTTTCCCTCGTCTAATAGGGATTCTACCTCTTTATTGGCTTCTGAGATAGAACTTTTCTTAGACTTCCCCATTTCCTAAAATGAACAGAAAAGCAAAGAGaataaagagaaaggaaagagaaaactTACTTAAGGCAAGAAAGGTCACAGTcgaagagagaagaagacacTGGGCGAGATGACTGCAAAAGCTCGAGAGTTACTTTTTAGCAGAAGAACTTGAAAGCgatgaagaagggaaaacaagggAAGTTAGAACACTTTATACCCTTGGGAGCGATGGAATGAGATCCCCAGATCTAACCGTTCATTCCATTTGAACGGCCCAGTTAttagaagggagaagaagaaaagacaccAATGTTGAAGATAGAAAAAACTACCTTTACAAAGAAAGCACCGAGAAAGCAAGAAAGTTTAAATTCAAAGCGTTATGACATCCCATCAAGCTTCCCTCAAAAGGCGTGAAAACCAGAAGATATTTCGCACCCATGTGCAAACGTTGGCAAATGGCGGCGTGGTCATAAAAGACCCATGGAGGGTAACTTTGTCCCAGAAGAAACTATAACCCCAAAAGACGAAAAAGATTGATCCATCCATTACCGGCATCATCCACACATAACCCGAGCTACATACGAACCAGTACGGGATACCGAGGACATATACTCCCTATACCTCATCTCAGGCAAAGGGAGTAGGGAGCAAATGATACACCACTTTTCATATGACCAATCCCGCCCTGACACTTAGACTCCCTTGGACCACAAGCAAACCAATTCCAAAATGTGGCTTCCAAGAACCACGCTCGAGACGGTTACACCAGATAAGATGGGCCCACTAAGGCAGTTAAACAACTTCCAACTGGGAATGTACTGCTAACCATATGTCACGCACCACGTataccaagatctcgagattcGCTGAGAAGATGATGACCCTCCATAGTAGTTTCCTAATCCAAGCCCGCCAAAAAAGGGGTGTTACTGAAAAGGAAAGGGGTTGAACCccaaacttgtataaataagagCCATAAGCGCTCATGTAGATTCATTCTTCTTTgatcaataaataaatcaagAAAACTTTGCAGAGCTATCTTCGTTTTTCCAATTCTGCTAGCCCAGGACTAGCTTAAGAGTTATACTGCCAAAGGGTTCTCCCTTGGGTATGATTCTTGGTACAACACGTACCATGATtgttattatcacatgtgggagCAATATCTTTCCTAATACACTTGCAATCCCTAGTTGCCTATTGCATATGGATCTCCAAAGATCTCACACGATGTAATCCCTAACTAATTGTGATCTCTTGTATATATACTCTACTATTGTGTAGAGATAATTAAGGTTAATAATATTCAAGTTCTATCATGGAAGACCAGAATTTCTCCTCATTGTTCCCTCTGCCCTTGCTTTTACTTCGGTAGAGCCATTAATCCTTCAAGAAGATCCATCTCTTTGAGCTCCTTTCCCTGAAGAAGACGACCTAAACGACGAAGCAGACACCGAAGGTGTCGTCTCCGTCGACGGCATTTCATATTGTTTACGGTCAGGATCTTCCAAGTCTAGATCACGCCCGTTTCTCGAACTCAAGTCCTCTCGCATCCTTATTGCCATCGTACTCGTCCTCACCTTCCAGATCCAACAATGGAGCCAAGTGTTGACATGGTTAGATTTTTTATGTCACTCTTATTTGCTGGAACAGATGACttggagtttttttatttttcaatttttattggttagttatcttaaaaaaaaaaaaacaaaaactcagcTCGAATAGACTATTCTGCAGGATTTCCAGGTAGCAGGAATGGCAGTAGATTCTCCACAACTTGGGCGTCAATCAATCATGGACTTCAGCCTATTTATTATTCTTCCTTTGAATGATCTTCAACAGGTCTTCAAATTTTAGAATAGAATCTCATACAAAAGTTGACTGAAAACAAagcaaagatggaagaagatctGATGGATTGAGTCTCTTACTCTTTCGTTGGGCCTCTCATCTCTCACTCCAATTGCATCTCACAGCCATTAGTGTTTATAAACTTCAAATTGATTACATCAAAGGGGCTTTCctaggggtgtaaatggatagccaaaatccatttctgaatccgtgtctgtatctgtttagcactatccgaatccgtccgaaagttaaacagatgcggatacagataggctatagctatccgaaaagctgtatttacatgtaaacagataaaatatccgatccgtatccgtatccgtgttcgtatctatttagcactatccgaatccgttcgaaaactAATccgatgcggatgcggatatagcactatccgagccgaatccgatccgtttacatccctatgctTTACATGATCTTTGCTGATGAGTTGTTTCACTCTTTCTTAATGGCCAGATCCATCCGATGATTAAAAGGCCCAACTCTGCAAAtgatcttaaaaaataaaaaccaataaatccaagggtaaattacacgtcaccccctggttttcaagcgaaactcaaatcacccttgtattagaccccaatatgacaaattagtccctaccattagttttatgctgttaagtgatgatgtcagccagttaaataaatttaaattcctaaactacccttgacatccaaacatagattttggaggttagtattgtaaatttaattttaatgtttaaGTACAacggtaaaatagtcctttcacatcaataactaacagcataCTAACATCGTTACGgtagagggggacggatgagtattttcaaaaaccaggggtgatttgagtttcatttaaaaaccagggggtgaaatgtaatttaccctaaatcCAATCGATCCACTTACAGCTTTGTtctttcaagaaagaaaaatcaaaatcaaaccttcTTCAGAAGGTTTTCTTAGCGAAGACGCAAAAGGGGTTTTGTGGTTGAAGAGgaaaaaattggaataaaattacattaagggtattatggagttttagaaaatttgtaaatgtcacgtcatcacttaatggcgttTTTTAAAGATTACGTTACGGTTggtagaatctttcaaaagtaggggagggtattattattattcaaaaCCCGGGGGAGGGGTTTGATATTGTGGATACTTAGAAAGGAGTGGGATGATATTTACCCTTTATCTTTTAAAGAGAGCGGCATTGGGCATTAAGCCTGCTGCCAAGGTTTTTAAAGGACTACTGCCTTTAATGGCCGACAACCcttaaaaccaaattaaaaaaaaaaaaaaaaaagattcactcctcccttttttttatttaaaaaaaaagtataaaaagcGGGTGTTGTAGCGGCAATGGCTGGAGGGTATCACAACAGGCGTGCGCAAGGTCCAACAGCATGGAAGCGGCAACACGGGTGTTGTTTCTGTGCAGCGGTGGCAGCCAGCTGCGGTGCACGAGCACTACCATTGCAGCATGCATCGCCGTTGGTTGC is a genomic window containing:
- the LOC122648128 gene encoding uncharacterized protein LOC122648128, whose translation is MEVYVDDMLVKSLKAEHHIDDLDEAFQALQKSKMKLNPAKYAFGVTLVKFLGFMVSKRGIEANPAKIKAILEMRPPDRVKELQELTGRVVALGRFISASETRYNNVETYAYALITATQKLKPYFQAYTIEVVTNHPLKKILAKNDHSGRLVEWLLKLAEFDIQYKLRTTIKAQALANFIIEYTLPEEEITPDAETSEVTETWTLFVDGSSNASRCGAGLILSSPGGFSVHYALRFEFQTTNNGVEYEALIEGLNLAKSLIVKNIIVHSDSQLVVNQVKGEYEAREPRMAQYLSKVRNLITEFTSFQILQVPRAQNASADALSRLATSEFQNLSRTMYVDVIGKPSIEEAEDILPIEMEPYWMDPLIAYLQRGSLPTDKEEAKKIRMRVAWYTIIGGIIYKKAYVMPYLKCLRPSEAEYVIRQIHPGICGQHLGGIALAHKVIRQGYFLPYLRMEAMSFVRKCLKCQTFTPIPRQPTTELTSISSPLPFVQ